TGCTCAGCCGTTTCTTGTCGGGACCCAGAATCAGGGGAAGGTGGGCATAGCCGGGCGCCTGGTTGCCAAGTGCTTCATGCAGCAGGATCTGCTTCGGAGTGTTGGAAAGATGGTCCGCTCCCCGGATCACGTGGGAGATTCCCATCTCCCAATCGTCGGTCACCACGCTCAGGTGGTAGGTGGGACTTCCGTCGGACCGGAGAAGGGTGAAGTCCTCGACGTTGTCCGTAAAGAGCGAGACCTTTCCGTAGACTTGGTCCTGAAAGACGATCCTGCGGTCCGCCGGAACCCGGAAGCGGAGGGTGTGGGCTTCTCCCGCCTCGACTCGCGACCTGGCAAGGTGCGAGGCTCGATTCCGGCATCCCTGGTCTCTCCAGATCCGGCCGGCCGAGCGGGACTCGGCCGAGCGAGCCTGAATTTCCTCCGGAGGACAGAAGCAGGCGTAGGCATGATCGCCGGCAAAGGTTCTTTCGGCCGCTTCCCGATAGAGCTCGCGCCGCTGCGACTGGTAGAAGGGTCCCTGGTCCCAGTCCAGACCCAGCCAGCGCAGCCCGTCCATGATTCCCTCTGCCATTTCCTGGCTGGAACGCCGGGCGTCCGTATCTTCAACTCGCAAAATGAAGGTTCCCTGCGCTTTTCTGGCCAGGAGCCAGTTGAAGAGGGCGGTCCTGGCGCCGCCGAGGTGAAGGTATCCGGTTGGGCTGGGGGCGAAACGGACCCGGACGCGGCTCATGGCGTCCGATTATAGCAGTCGTGATTCACCGCAAGGCGAAGGATGGCGCCGGCCCTACGGGACGGACCTGAGGAGTCGCGCCGGGAATGGTAGAATCCTCATGAACCGAGTCGTCCGGGAAGGAAGTTCGGAGCAACACGGAGGTCGTGGATGCAGCGCCGGTCAAATCCCACGATGAATCTGGCATTAAGTGACTGATCGAGCGTGAGTTTTTTCGGAGGTTTTTGCATCCAGGTTCCGAGGGGAAAGAATTTTGTGCCCGGATGGCGGAATTGGCAGACGCACAGGACTTAAAATCCTGAGGAGGTTCACCTCCGTGTGGGTTCGAGTCCCACTCCGGGCATTCCTGGCCGCCTCGATTGAGGCCTGACCGGGCACGGGACAGGCCGTCAGTCCCGGTAGAAGTCGTATATTTCCTCGCAGACCCGCCTCTGCTGTTCCAGCGTCAGCTCGGGAAAGATGGGTAGCGAGATCACCTCGCGGCTTGCCGTCTCGGCCGCCGGCAGGCTTCCCGGAGTGTGCCCCAGGCGGGAGAAGGCTCCCTGGAGATGTAGAGGAACCGGATAGTAGACGGCGTTTCCAATTCCCCGGCCGGCCAGCCGGTTGGCGAGCCGGTCACGGCGAGGCGCCCGTAGCGTGTAGACGTTGTAAACGTGGCGGCTGCGGCGAGATTCCGTCGGCGTCTTGACGGGAGTTTCTCCGAGCCATCGGTTGTAGCGCCGGGCGATGGCTCGCCGTTGGGAGTTCCAATCCTCCAGAGAATCCAGCTTGACCTCGAGTATGGCGGCCTGGAGAGTGTCCATCCGGCTGTTGAAGCCAAGGACGTCGGCCCGGTGCTTGCGGCGGTTCCCCTGATTCCGGAGGAGGACCAGCCGCTCGCCGAATTCGGCGTTGTCGGTGACGATCATCCCTGCATCGCCGAAGGCCCCCAGATTCTTGGTAGGGAAGAAGCTGAGACAGCCGGCATCGCCCAGGGAACCGACCACGGCACCGCTGTAGCAGGCTCCCGCCGCCTGCGCACAGTCCTCGATCACCTTCAACCCCCGCGCCTCCGCCAGGTCCCGAATCGGATCCATGTCCGCCGGCTGCCCATAGAGGTGAACCGGGAGGATCGCCCGGGTTCGTGAGGTGATGGCGGACTCGATCCGGTCCGGATCCAGGTTGTAGCTGCCGGGGTCGATGTCGGCGAACACCGGGGTCGCACCGCAACGGAGAATGGCGCCCGCCGTCGCAACGAAGCTGAAGGGGGTCGTGATCACTTCGTCGCCGGGGCCGACGCCGAGAGCCGAAAGGGTCAGGCGCAGCGCGTCGGTCCCCGAAGCGACGGCCACGGCGTAGCGGCACTGGCAGTAACGGGCCATCCTCTCCTCCAGCCGAACGACAGCCGGACCCAGAATGAACTCGCCGGAATCCAGGACTTCGCGCATGGCGGCCGTGATCCGAGGTTCCAGCAGCCGGGTCTGCCGCTTCAGATCCAGCAGGGGCACCGGTTCTTGCGCGGGGCTGTCAGGAGGGAGCGGATTCAACTTTGAGGCGGTCCGGAAGGGGCTGCTCATGGTCTCTTACTGCAATCAGGATCTCGTCCAGAGTCCGGGTCGATCTCCATCCCACGAGCGCCCGGATTCGGGAGAGGTCGGGAACGCGGCGCTGCATGTCCTCGAAGCCCTTCCCATACGCTTCGGAGTAGGAAATATGGACGATGGGTGAGGAGGATCCGGTCAGAACCCTGACCCGGCGAGCGAGTTGGTTGATGGAAACCTCCTGATCGTTGCCGACATTGTAGACATCCCCCGTTGCACCGGGACTCGCGGCCAGGCGGATCAGGGCCTCGGCGGCATCTCTGACGTCGCAGAAGCATCGGGTCTGGGAACCGTCACCGTAGACCGTGATGGGCTCTCCGGCGAGGGCCTGGCGGATGAATCGAGGCACCACCATGCCGTAGCGCCCCCGCTGGCGCGGTCCGACGGTGTTGAAGAGCCTGAACACGACGACGTCGAGGTCGTATTGCCGCTGGTAGGCCAAGCCCAGAAACTCGTCGATCATCTTGCTGGCGCCGTAAGCCCACCGGCTCTTCTGGGTTCCCCCCAGCAGCAGGTCGTCTTCCTCGCTGAACGGGATCTTCACCCCCTTGCCGTAGACCTCCGACGTACTCGCCAACAGGACACGGCATCGGTAGCGGAGGGCGGCCTTGAGAATGGCCTCGGTCCCCATGATGTTGGTCTCGATGGTGTGGACGGGGTCCCGGACGATGAGCTGGACACCCACGGCCGCCGCGAAATGGAGTATGACGTCGGAGGTGGAGGCGAGACGATCCATCACGATTTCGTCGGTGATGTTGGCGCGAACGAATTGGAATCGTGGATGGTCCAGAAGATGCCGGATGTTGGAGAGGCGTCCCGTCGACAGGTTGTCCACGCCGACGACACGGTCTCCCCTGGCGATCAGCGCGTCCGCCACGTGGGAGCCGATAAAACCGGCGCCGCCGGTAATCAGGAATCTGGATTTCCTCAAGTCCGACCTCGCGCCCAAGTCTACTACGACCGGTCGTCAGGAGACGAACTGGAGCGAGTAGAGGGCCGCCGCCCGCATGGCCAACCGCAATCTCACCGGCTTGCCTTCCAGTTGGGAGACCTGGGCGTCACGCCAGCGCAACTCCTGACGCCCGCTCTCCAGCAGTGGAATCGACTGCTCCAGCGAGAAGCCTTCGATGCTCCCTCCCGACGGGTCCACCATCGCTCCCCGGACCTCGCACTCATCGAAGTTGCGATAGCTCTTGGGGAGCTCCATGGGCAGCGAAGCGTCGATGTCCAGCATCAGCTTCGAGCCGGTGAAGGTGAAGGGCCGGGTCAGGATCGTCCCTTGGAAAGGACCGGCCAGCAGGCCCAGCCACCGATCTTCGGGAAGTGTCGCCAGGGCGATCGATATGTCGTTCCTGGAACCCAGCTTGCTCGGACGGTAGCTGTGGGCTCCGCTGAAGGCGCAGTAGTAGATCCAGATCTTTCCGTCATGGAAGATGGGCCCGTTGGGGGACATGTAGCCGGCGTCGTAGCTTCCGATCTCACCCCGGCCCAGAAATGGGACTTTCCGATCCACCCAGCTCCAGTTGAACCCGTCGCGGCTGGTCATCAGGAAGATGTCCCACACCTGCTCGTGGGTCTCGTGCATCCAGAGGAAACCGACGTAGATGCCTGCGGTCACCCCGGCGGTGAAGCACATGTATTGGTAATCGACCCGGTCGTTCCGGTCCGGCGCCAGCATGATGCGCGTGGGTGTCCAGTGGACAAAATCGTCACTCTCGGAATAGCCGATGGTCCGGATATGCCGGTGGACGCCGTTGCCGTGGATTTCCATGGCCAACGGGTGGCCGGGCCGGGGATACAGGACATGTTTCTTTCGAAGCGGGTCCCACCCCATCATAGTGGGCCCGTCGCCCAGATTGGCCCCGTGGCGAATCACCGGGTTCCCGGGCCAAGGCGTCCAGTGCAGGCCGTCGGGAGAAAAGGCCACCGCAGCGCCGCCGGTGTGGTTGGGAACCGGGCCCTCCTGTTCGCCCAAGGCCTTGTAACGCCGCTGGGGATCGGGGTCGTGTGGATCCTTGATGACGTTGAAGTAATTGGGATCCCCGAAATTGGCCATGATGTTGTTCTGCTTGGATCCCTGGAAGTCGTAGATGCCCAGTTCAGGCTTCTCCCAGTTGTAACCGTCTTCAGAGACGGCATGGCACCAGAGGCGGCTTCCATCCCGGAAACCCCACGGCAGGTACCACATCTTGAAGATCTTGTCCTCTTGGTCGTAGAGGACGCTCTGGCCAAAGATTTGAACTCCGCGAAAATATTCGGAGGCATCTCCCATCTCCCACGGCCGATCCCGCTGCAGGATGGGATTTCCCGGATATTTCCATGGGCGATACATGAAGCGGGAGATCCGGTTCGCCTCCTCGATCATCCAATCGTCAAGAAAAAGCTGCTTCTGTCCCGCCAACTCCAGGATCCCGGGCCGGGGCCGCGACGCCGGCTCCAGGCCCTGTCCGACCGCCGCCGGAACCGCCGCCAGACCGGCGGCCGGCAAACCCAAAGAAGCTTTGACGAAATCCCTTCTCTTCATCTCAATGTTCCTGTCCTGGAGTGCCGTTCAAGGTTTCTTCACCGGACCAGGCGGCGAATCCGGACGCCGTCCCGCGTACGCTCGATACCCTCTCGGGGCCCCGGGAAAGCACTATGCTATTCTTGGTTTCACGGCCCCGGGTTTGCCATTCCGGAAACCGGCCGGCGGGACCCCCGGAAATGATGTGGAAGCCGCTCACAGGGATCATCCGGATCGCTCTCCTCGGATGCTTTCTTACCGTCGCCTACAGCGCCCCCGAATCTGACCAGCGGAGCTTGGTCGATGCCATCGAGAGAGGGGATTTCGAGACCTTCGAGAGACTAATCGGAGCCGTTGCCGACGTCAATGCCATCGACGAGCGGGGGCGGTCCCTGTTGCTGGTAGCGGTGGACCGAGGCGACTTGAACGCCATCTGGGCCTTGCTGCTCCGGGGCGCCGATCCGAATCTGGCGGATCGCGACGGAAGGACGCCGCTATTGGTGGCGGCGGGACGGGGAGACGCCACAATCACTCAGGCGCTTCTGATCAAGGGGGCATCCACGACCGTCGAAGACCGGCAGAAGCGTCGGCCGCTCCAATTGGCTGCGGAAGGCGGAGCCTCATCCACGGTTCAGGCTTTGGTGGCCGCGGGCGCCGACGTGAACATGGGGGGCCCGCAGCGGACGACCCCCTTGCTGGGCGCTGCCGAGACCGGCGACGCGGCGACGGTTCGCGCCCTGCTGGCGGCCGGCGCCGATGCCAAGGTTCGGAACAGCCGGAATGAGACGGCGCTGCATTTCGCAGCTTCCCGCGGTGACGCCGCCATGGTGCAATCTCTCCTGATGGCGGGCGCCGCCGCCGACGCTCCGGATCGGGACGGCCGGACGCCGGTCATGATTGCGGCGGCCGGCGGAGAGGGGGCCGCTCTCCACGCTCTGATTCAGGCGGGCGCCGATTTTGAGCAGCGGGACAAGGAGAAAAGGAGTCCCCTTCTCCTGGCGGTGGAAATGGGGGATGTCATGTCGGTCCAATCCCTGCTGGCGGCCGGCGCCGACCCCAATACGCCGGACCGAAACAAGAACACCCCACTGCTGGAGGCCTCCCGCAGGGGATTCATCGTGGCGGCCCAGGCTCTGCTGGCGGCCGGCGCCGATGTCAACGCCCGGAACAAGAAAAACGAACGGGCTCTGCTCCTGGCTATTGAGAAAGGCTTCTCTCCCCTCGGCTTGTCTCTGCTCACCCATCCGGACATCGAGGTCAATTTCAAGGACAAGCATGGCCTCACGCCCCTCATGTGGTCCTGCGTGGCGGGACGCACGTCCCTGGTCGCCGCTCTGATCGCCCGTGGCGCCAAAGTGAAGGAAAAGGACCACAGCGGCCAGACCCCCCTGATGTGGGCGGCGGCCGGAATGTACGCCGAATTGGTTCAGTTGCTGCTGGATGCGGGCGCCGATGTCAACGCCCGGGCCGAACATCGGATGACGGCACTCATGGTCGCCGCCAGCAAGGACGATCCGGCCACCGTGAAGGCGTTGGCGGCGGCCGGCGCCAAGCTGCACGCCCGGGCCGAGAATGGCCAGACCGCCATGATGATGGCCGCGCAACGAGGCCATGTCGGAGCCGTGCGGGCGCTGAAACAGGCCGGCGCCGAAAAATAGGCAGGCGGACAGGATTTGCCGGGTGCGGATCAATTCGCCGAATTGGCGGTCCGGTAGTCCTCGATGAAGCGATCCACCGACTGGGCGGCCACCTGGGCCAGCACGCGGACCGAGTCGGCCGATACGGCGCCGACCCGGCACCCCGTCGTCCAGGTCGTGGCGGCCACCACGACGCTTGGAAGCCGCTCCAGTCTCACGTTCTGGTTCAACTGCAGGTCCACGGCGTAGACATAGAGATCCTTGCTCTTCACGGCGTGGACGTTCAGGTAGAGGTAGGGCGCGCCCGCGGCGATGGTCCACTGGTCTTCCATCAAGACCCGGACGCCGGCATCCCACAGCCGTTGGACCACTCCCTCCTCGATGGCTTGCTTGGAAAGGCCGTCATCCACCGCCTCGGGCCGGAGTTCCTCCACCACGACGTGCACGCCGTCGAGTCCGCGCAGCGTGTCCCGCGCCACTGCGTGGGGAGACGTCGCCACGGACTCCTGAGCCAGCAGGACGCCCCCACAGAGAAGCAAAGCAACCGCCGCCGTTGTCGTACTTTCAAGGCTTGCTTCTCGATGCATGATTCTTGGCTCCGTTCCTCTCCGCCTCAGTCCGGGTCCAGGACGTGTTCGATGATGAGGTGCTCGCGGACCAGGCGGCCGCCGACCAGATGTTCCCGGATGATTCGTTCCAGAACCGGTGGATCGCAGCGCCGATACCAGGCTCCCTCCGGATAGACCACGGCCATGGGGCCGTCCATGCAGATTCGCAGGCAGTCCGCTTTCGTGCGGCATATCCCTCCCTGCTCCGAGAGCCCCAGTTCCTTGAGGCGCCGCTTCAGGTATTGCCAAGCCTCCAAGGTCCGCTGGCGGTCGGCGCATTTGGGCTTGGCCTGGTCACAGCAGAGGAAGATATGGCGCCTGCAGACCGGCACGCCAAGCGCTTCGGCCACTTTTCTCTGCCGCTCCAACTGGTCGTTGCCGGGAACCGGAGCTTCGTTTGCGATCTCTTTGCTCATCCGGCGTGAAGTCTACCGTGAAGAGAACGGGGGAAGGAAGAGGAGCCTTTCCGGAGTCGTCACCGGCCGAGCGTATGATCGGGCGCGGGAGAGGCGAGGCCGGAGTGGCGAATAGTATGGCGACTGATCATGTTCCGACTCCCGAGACCCGAAGCGCTGGCTCGTCTCCAACCGATTCGTACGGCGTGCTGGATAAGGCCCTTCTGTCAATGGGCTTGGCCCTGAGAGGTTCTGAGGTCGAAGCCTATGTCAAGGACGAGCTCTATCGGGGCGGGTCCAGCCCCGACGCGGTGGTGCGCCGGGTGTTGGAGGGCCGCCGGGCCAGGCCGGGGCGGGACCCGCGGGAGTTGGAGCAGTTGGTGATGTCCCTCTGGCATCGGATCAGGAAGGAGTACGATCCGGGCCGGGACCGGACCGCCGGCCGCTACCGTTTCCAGGCGCTCTGGATTCTGGACGGGAATCTGCGCTGGCTCCGCAGGCTGGACCAGCGTGGAGTCGACCCGGATGTCCTGGAACCGCAACTGGGCCTTCTATTGGCTCGTTTGATGGCGGTGGTGACACAGATGCTGGTGACGCTCAATCAGGGGGACACCCGGGAGTTGGAACAGAGCACCAATCTGGATCGCCTTCTCGAAGCCATGGCGGCGGCCAGCTACAGGATCCGGGAGGCTATCGAAAAGCGCATGGTGGAGTTGCGGCCCGAATTGGAAGGCCGCCTTGCCGAAACGATTCACTAGTCGTCTCCGCCAGGAGTCTTACTCCCCCAAACCGTCTCGACCGCTGGCCGGCGAGGTTCAGAGTTCGCCGAGTTCATCGTTGATCCATGAGAGCGCGGCAATGCCTCCGGACCAGCCAACGGTGGTGATGGCAAGGAGTGCGGCATGGTAGATCTCGGCGTTGCTCAGGCCTGCCTTCCTGCACTTGCGGGCATGGGAGTGAACGGCTCCCCTTCGTCCGGCGCCGATGGCGATCCCCAACTTGACCAGGCGTTGAGAGCGGACGTCGAGGCCTTCGACCTCGCCGACCGTCCGGCTGAGCCAGCCGTAATCGTCCCATACCTGAGGGTAGCGCTCGACCACCCTCTGGAGGAATTCGGGCAGGTCCTGATTCGCCATCAGTCGAAGCTCACCATCAGGCCAGCGGAGATCTGGTTGAATCCGTAGGCCAGCCCCCGGACGTTGGAGATTCGGCAGCGCCTGTAATCGATTCGCAGGCCCAGGGCGCCTGCAAGCTTGCGCAGTTTGACGCCGCCGCCGATGTTGCTCAGGAAACTTGTCCCCTGGTCCAGTGACAAGGAACTCTGTTTGCGGAAGAGCCCGCCTCCGGCGGCGATGTAGCCGAATTTTCCGGAGAAGGGGATGTTCAGAGTCAGGCCGCTGGTCAGGGCGAAGCCGGCGTCGCCGGTCCCGGTGAGATCCGCGGGACGATTGTAGTAGGCAAAGGTGTTCTCGAAGCCGATGATGGCGAAGTATCTCTCGAAGGTTGCGCCGAATCCGGCAAAATCCCGCACGTCGATGGTGGCCAGATTTCCACCGGGAGCCCAGGCCCCGAACAGAGTGATGTCGGTGGCGGCGTCCAGGCGGCTTCCCGGCGAGCAGGCCAACAGCAGCGCGACCCAGCCGGCGCTGATGGCGAGAAGCAGACGGCGGGTTCCGGACCGGCAACGCCGGTGGATGCGAACCGAGTTGATCATGCGGCTAGTCTATGCAACCGCGGTGACGCTTCCCGATTCCCCGATGGAGTCGGGAAGGGCGATTTCCCAATCGCCCGGCAAGAAGGCTACCGACCCGGCGAAACCCAGATGGGAGAGGCCCAGGCTTTGGCGCCGTCCTTTTGGAGCACGACGACGTAGTAGGGTGTCGGTCCGGCGGGTGCGGCCGGGTCCTTCAAGTCGGCCTCCACGCTCCGGCCGAGCCCCAGGGGTTCGCGCTGGGCCTGGACCTTCAGGTCCATTCCCCCGGCCGGCCAGGTCACGGGAATGTCCGCCAACTTCTCCAGGTCGATGTCGAATCGGATCCGCCCGGTCTTGAAACGGAGCACGCCGGAGTCGGCGGGGTCCAGCTTCAACAGGATGCCGTCGGCATCGCCGCTGGTCACCGATTCCCAGGTGACGCGCTGCGGCCCGGCCTCCCGGATCCCTTCTGACGGGGAGTCGAAGGCGTAGCCCTTGGCCGCGACGATTCGGGTTCTTACGGCCTCCACGGAGCCGTCCCAGCAAGCGGCCCGGTCCCGGCCGCGGTTCCTGGCGCCCGACCAGGCGATCCGGACGGTATCGGACGAGCAGGGAATCCCGGGACCTCGAGGAAGAGCGTCCACGCACTCCGTTCCCCGGCGCAGCTCGATGCGTTCCACCTCACCCGTGCCTTCGACCCGCACCCGGAAGCGGGGAAGGCCTTGCGTCCGCTCCTCGCCTCCCATGGGAACACCGCCGGAGGTCTCGAACTCCAGTGCGATGCGGGCTCCGGTCGTGCCGTAGCAGCGGCGTTCGCGAAGGGCTTCCCAGAGGCTCTCGCGAGTCAGCTCGGAAGCCCAGACGCAGAGCAATCCACCCTGGACTCCAAAGGTGCCGGCCCCCGGATAGCTGGCGCCGGGCCTGCCCTTGTGATCGTCGCTGCCGCAACTGATCCCGACTCTGAGGCCGCGATCGAACGCGTCGTTCAGGAGCCATTCGAATTCACCCCAGGAGGAGTAGATCTCCACCAGCGGCTCCAAGCCGGGATCGAAGGAGTCCAGGTCCGCCCAGCGGCCGCCCACATGGGGAACCAGAAGGACGTCGTTCCGGGCTCCCAGTTGCCGGTAGAGTTCCTCGACGGGATAGCATTCGGGGTCTTCATCCTGGCCTGCCGGCGCGATCAGGCAGCGGCTGGCCCGGTGCAGGGGCCCGTCGCCGCCTCGAAAATAGACGTTCCGGTCGCCGCCGCCGGCCGTCAGGCCCGACCACTCGTAGCCCAGAAAGGTGACGAACCGCCCCGGCTCGTTGAAGCGCCTGACCGTTTCGCGGATCCGGTCCCAGACACCCGGAGTGATCTGGAAACAGTTTCCCTGATGGCCCGCGAAGTCCACCAACGCCTTGTTGCGGGCGAAGGTGAAGTATTCGCCCACCGTCAGGGTCCCCACCGTCTCCTCGCTCTGGCCATGGAGATCTCCCCAGAACCGGCGCCGCCGGGGCTGGTGCGGCTTCACGAAGAGCGGATTGCTGACGGCCTTCAGGCCGGTTTTTTGGTCCTCCGCCTCGATTCGATAGATTCCCGGCTCCCGGGCCAGGATGCCGTCCAGGCAGAGAATTCCCTGATCGGTGCGGTCGAGAGTCAACCGGGAAGGCAGGCCATAGAAGAGTTTCGCACTGCCGCCGGTCTCCAGCACGCCCTGGTAGCGGTCCGCCGGGTTTCCCCATTGGTCCAGGACCCGGACCGAAACTCGAAAGGGGATGCCCAGGACCACGTCTGTGGGAACCATCAACTGGAGCTCGGCCCCCGGACCGCCCACAATTGGGACGCTGCCGGCCGGCTCCAGCTCCACGTACGAGCCCGTTCCGAAGCAGTCCACCAGGACCTTGAACTCGAACCGGGGCTCGCAGAAGGTCTGCGCCCGGGCGCCCGGCCCGCCTGCCGAGGTGTCGCCCAGGACCAGCGTGACCGTGTCTCCCTCCCGGAGATACCCGTCCTTCACGGAGACGGTCATGGACTTCTGCCAGGGTCGAACGTGGGCCTGCGGATCACAAGAGGCCGTGACCCGCGCACTGCCCGAGGTGGAGACGGTCAGGAAGTCGGCCTGGCCCGGCCGTTGTGTCTGGGGTGTGCCCCAGTCACTCACGAAACGCCTGACGACACGGATTCTTCCTCCGTCGTCGATGCCGTATTTCCCCACCCGGTAGCGGATCCGCCAGGTTCCCATGGAACCGGCCACCACCGGTTCGCCGGGGCTCAAGGAGGCCGAACCGTGAAGAACGCTGAACCGGCTTCCGGAATCCACTTCGGTCATGGAAAGACTCGTTCGCGACCGCGACCCTGAGCCGGCGGGTCTCGAGACTCCTCCTGTCGGAACAAAACCTGCTGGCCGTGCACTCCGCTTCGAGTCTTCCGCTGAGGTCCGAAACGCGCGCGCGGCTCCCGTCGAGCAACCCTCCGACACACGCGCTTTCCCGCTTATGGCTGCTTCCTTCCGGATCTGACCAGGTTCACGGGCGCCCGTTGTGGAGGACCCCACGTTCAACACCGCCGCACGAAACGGAGTGGCTCACCGGGGGCGACCCTCAGCGGAGTCGTCAGCCTCGCTGCAGCGGCTTGCGAGTCCTCCCTGGACGACAGGGAATCAGGGTACCGCTAACACCCCGCCTAGCACGGCCGTTCCATGATAGTCGATCGGAGGCGGCACCATGCGCCGGCAGGGCCTCACGTCATGCCGGCGGCGGCGCGCCGAGCCGCAGGAACTCCTTGGCGCCGGCCGCGATCCAGGGTGAGGGCCCGGTCAGGAACACGCGGACGCCCGCGGCGGCGTAGCGGGCAATGGTGTCGTTCGTCGTCAGGGTGCCCGCGACCCGCCCACCCTCTTGGATTCGCGCCAGGGTGGTGTCGATGGTCTTCTGCACCTCGGGATGGTCAATCTGCCCGATGAGGCCCATGGAGGCGGCCAGATCGCTGGGAGCCACGAAGAAGACGTCGATGTGGTCCACCTTGAGGATCTCGTCCAGGTTCCGGACCGCCACGATATCCTCGATGAGCACCATGAGCAGGATTTGATCGTTGGCGGCCTCGAAGTAGTCGGGGACGCCGTAGCCTTGACGGCTGACGTAGAGTCCCCTCTGGCCGATGGGCGCGAACTTCCCGCCCTGGACCACGTTCTCGGCTTCTTCCCGGGTGTTGACGTGGGGAACGACGATTCCCTGGACACCCCGGTCCAACCCCCGGTAGATGATGGACTGGACGTTCCGGTTGACCCGCAGGATCGAGGTCATTCCCCAGATGTCGCAGGCGCGGGTCAGGTCCGGTATGTCGGCGAAGTCCACGGAGCCGTGCTCGGCCTCCAGCCAGACCCCGTCGAAACCCACGGTTCCAAACTGATCGATCTCATCGGGGCTGCCCAACCCACTGATCACATACACGTTCTCGCCGGCGGCCAGCTTCTGTTTCACCCTGTTCGGTCGAAGTTTCACCATGATCTCCTTTCGGCGCGGTGCCCCCGCACTATGAGGGACGGTCAAGAGACGGACCCGGCGGCGCGGCGGCCTGAATCATCTCCCGCAGCACCGGCAGAACGTAAACCCGGGAAAGGTCCACCGTCGCCAGGTCGCGGCAGAGGATTCCGATCTGCTGCGGCAAGGGCAGCGTCCGGTTCAGAATAAATCGAATCTCCCCTCCGATTCGGCACAGGCCGCCCGAAAATTCTCCCGGCTCCCGCACCAGGTCGATCTCCAGGCGGGCCAGCAGTTCCTCGAGCTTCTCCAGTATCTCCCGGTCGGTCATGCCCTCCTTCAGGTCGGCTGCACGGCCCTGATTCTCAGTCCAGGCCAAACATTTTCCGGCCATTGTTGCAGAAAACATCCTCGACCTGGGAGTCGGTGAGGCGGAGCCGCATGGCGGCCAGCTTCACGGCCCGCAGGGACTCCATGCCGACCAGGTAG
This Acidobacteriota bacterium DNA region includes the following protein-coding sequences:
- a CDS encoding aldolase/citrate lyase family protein; this translates as MVKLRPNRVKQKLAAGENVYVISGLGSPDEIDQFGTVGFDGVWLEAEHGSVDFADIPDLTRACDIWGMTSILRVNRNVQSIIYRGLDRGVQGIVVPHVNTREEAENVVQGGKFAPIGQRGLYVSRQGYGVPDYFEAANDQILLMVLIEDIVAVRNLDEILKVDHIDVFFVAPSDLAASMGLIGQIDHPEVQKTIDTTLARIQEGGRVAGTLTTNDTIARYAAAGVRVFLTGPSPWIAAGAKEFLRLGAPPPA